Proteins encoded together in one Caldicellulosiruptor saccharolyticus DSM 8903 window:
- a CDS encoding sugar phosphate isomerase/epimerase family protein, with protein MKISFSTVGCPNFTWDEIIATAKDFGYDGIELRGICDELEVYRASPFTGDNLRLTKKRLDDLNLEISCISTSCYLFDKKAKDATIEAAEKHMRLAKELGCKYIRVLGDEWITPGENVDEEFVKEMLCMLCEIAKSYDVDVLIETNGIWANSQKLAALLEKVPYQNVGVVWDIHHPYRFFNEDVGYTYSNLKEYIKHVHVKDSKIENGKLVFKMIGEGDVPIDKAINLLIKDNYTGYISLEWVKRWFSELEEPGVVFLGFINKIKALLNKINK; from the coding sequence ATGAAGATTAGTTTTTCAACTGTTGGGTGCCCAAATTTTACCTGGGATGAGATAATTGCAACTGCTAAAGACTTTGGATATGATGGAATTGAACTTAGAGGGATATGTGATGAGCTTGAGGTTTATAGAGCATCTCCTTTTACTGGTGATAATTTGAGGTTGACAAAAAAGAGATTAGATGACCTAAATCTGGAGATTTCTTGTATATCAACATCTTGTTATCTCTTTGACAAAAAAGCCAAAGATGCCACGATTGAGGCAGCGGAAAAACATATGAGGTTAGCAAAAGAGCTTGGCTGCAAATACATAAGAGTCTTGGGAGATGAGTGGATAACACCAGGGGAAAATGTAGATGAGGAATTTGTAAAAGAGATGCTATGCATGCTGTGTGAGATAGCAAAAAGTTATGATGTTGATGTTTTGATTGAAACAAATGGCATTTGGGCAAATTCTCAAAAGCTTGCAGCTTTGCTTGAAAAGGTGCCATATCAGAATGTTGGAGTTGTTTGGGATATTCATCATCCGTATAGATTTTTTAATGAAGATGTAGGGTACACATATAGTAATTTAAAGGAGTATATAAAACATGTTCATGTAAAAGATTCAAAAATAGAAAATGGTAAACTTGTGTTTAAGATGATTGGAGAAGGTGATGTTCCAATCGATAAAGCTATTAATTTGTTAATCAAGGATAATTATACAGGGTATATTTCGCTGGAATGGGTAAAAAGATGGTTCTCTGAGCTTGAAGAGCCAGGCGTTGTGTTTTTAGGGTTTATAAACAAAATAAAAGCCTTGTTAAATAAAATAAATAAATAA
- the aroA gene encoding 3-phosphoshikimate 1-carboxyvinyltransferase yields MNVKIEGRRKIRAKVAIPSDKSISHRSIMIGSLARGTTEIENFLFAEDCLSTINCFKKLGAEIEIKNDKVIVKGKNYSLSVPQQVLDCGNSGTTTRLLLGILSTQEFEAVLDGDSSLRKRPMKRVTQPLSQMGASFEFLEKEDCLPIKVKGKKNLKPIDYTLPVSSAQVKSALIFAALKAEGKSVIKELPMSRDHTELMLKSAGADIATCFENGFYKIEVMPSNLEALKIKVPSDISSAAFFIVLALICEDSEVIIENCILNPTRTGIIDILKQMGADIEIGNVEIQNGELVGTIVARSSNLKGVVVDKNDIPRIIDEIPILAVAAAFADGKTIIDNASELRVKESDRIKTTLEMLRNFGAECYELENGLEIVGSRDNLKAGIVNSYNDHRIAMAASILACAVEGESTILNAECASISFPNFYEILLGHSKKV; encoded by the coding sequence ATGAATGTAAAAATTGAAGGCAGAAGAAAGATAAGAGCAAAAGTCGCTATACCATCTGACAAATCTATTTCACATAGAAGTATAATGATTGGAAGCTTAGCAAGAGGAACAACCGAGATAGAAAACTTTTTGTTTGCTGAGGACTGTTTAAGCACAATAAACTGCTTCAAAAAACTTGGCGCTGAGATAGAAATAAAAAATGACAAAGTTATTGTAAAAGGAAAAAATTATAGTTTATCCGTCCCTCAACAGGTATTAGATTGCGGTAATTCTGGAACAACTACAAGATTGCTACTTGGGATTTTGTCAACTCAAGAGTTTGAGGCAGTTTTAGATGGCGACAGTTCTCTTCGAAAAAGACCTATGAAAAGAGTAACACAGCCCTTGAGCCAGATGGGTGCAAGCTTTGAATTTTTAGAAAAAGAGGATTGTCTTCCAATAAAGGTAAAAGGCAAAAAGAATTTAAAACCCATTGATTACACATTGCCAGTTTCAAGTGCACAGGTAAAATCAGCACTTATTTTTGCAGCTTTGAAAGCAGAAGGGAAAAGCGTTATAAAAGAGCTACCTATGTCAAGAGACCACACAGAACTTATGTTAAAATCTGCCGGAGCAGATATTGCTACTTGTTTTGAAAATGGTTTTTACAAGATAGAGGTTATGCCAAGCAATTTAGAGGCGCTTAAGATAAAAGTTCCTTCGGATATATCTTCTGCTGCATTTTTTATTGTGCTTGCTCTTATATGTGAAGATAGTGAAGTAATAATCGAGAATTGCATTTTAAACCCTACGCGGACAGGTATAATTGATATTCTAAAACAAATGGGTGCTGACATTGAAATTGGGAACGTTGAGATTCAAAACGGTGAGCTTGTTGGAACAATTGTTGCAAGAAGTAGCAATTTAAAAGGGGTTGTGGTTGACAAAAATGATATTCCCCGGATTATAGATGAGATACCAATCTTGGCTGTTGCTGCAGCTTTTGCTGATGGAAAGACCATTATAGACAATGCTTCAGAGCTCAGGGTCAAGGAAAGTGATAGGATAAAAACAACTCTTGAAATGTTAAGAAATTTTGGAGCTGAATGTTATGAGCTTGAAAATGGATTAGAAATTGTTGGTTCAAGAGATAATCTAAAAGCTGGCATTGTTAATTCATACAACGACCACAGAATTGCCATGGCAGCATCTATTTTGGCATGTGCAGTTGAGGGAGAAAGCACAATTTTAAATGCAGAGTGTGCATCAATATCCTTCCCCAACTTTTATGAGATTCTTCTTGGGCACAGCAAAAAGGTATAA
- a CDS encoding nucleoside triphosphate pyrophosphohydrolase family protein has translation MKDIFIDDFQYVVDELLIRNKSILDSLTKFAESAARVNRSIVKSVTNCGCIRINAKKQEIPIDVSLKEAKKYLKTHVEGQLCENCRDLIEKEIGSTLFYLASICNTLDLNLYDIVLKEIERMKTLGEFNLR, from the coding sequence TTGAAGGACATCTTCATAGACGATTTCCAATATGTGGTAGATGAATTGCTAATAAGAAACAAAAGTATACTTGATAGCCTCACAAAATTTGCCGAATCCGCAGCGAGGGTCAACAGGAGTATAGTCAAGTCTGTCACAAACTGTGGATGTATAAGAATAAATGCTAAAAAACAAGAGATTCCAATAGATGTGAGCTTGAAAGAGGCAAAAAAGTATTTAAAGACTCATGTAGAAGGTCAGCTTTGTGAAAATTGCAGAGACTTGATTGAAAAAGAGATTGGAAGTACACTATTTTATTTAGCTTCCATTTGTAACACCTTGGATTTGAACTTATATGACATTGTATTAAAAGAAATCGAAAGAATGAAAACACTTGGTGAGTTCAATCTAAGATAA
- a CDS encoding DUF4364 family protein, with product MSDEYNEIHTLAQNKLIILFFLNKISIPISTQQLDEFILSTKYMNFFEYQQYLKELEAQKLIHRYDDELRTYIEISQSGKDVLEILLNLIPKLTLEEIEEYIKKNYRKIKLNTEVYSDYKILSQNEYLVVCSLREGNSILFEVKVNVPHVEIAKRICRNWNKNAETVYRLLFENLAKNHEEPSQE from the coding sequence ATGTCTGATGAGTACAATGAAATACACACCCTTGCCCAAAACAAGCTCATCATCCTATTTTTCCTAAATAAAATTAGCATTCCTATTTCAACTCAGCAGCTTGATGAGTTCATTCTCTCAACAAAGTACATGAACTTTTTTGAATACCAGCAATACCTTAAAGAACTGGAGGCTCAAAAGCTTATACATAGATACGATGATGAGCTCAGAACATACATTGAAATCTCACAAAGTGGTAAGGATGTATTAGAGATATTGTTAAACTTAATTCCAAAGCTTACACTTGAAGAAATAGAAGAATACATAAAGAAAAACTATAGGAAAATAAAACTAAACACTGAAGTTTATTCAGACTACAAGATACTCAGCCAAAACGAATACTTAGTTGTGTGCTCTTTGCGTGAAGGAAATAGTATACTATTTGAGGTAAAAGTAAATGTCCCTCATGTAGAAATTGCCAAGAGAATTTGCCGAAACTGGAACAAAAACGCTGAGACGGTTTATAGACTTCTTTTTGAGAATTTAGCTAAAAACCATGAAGAACCTTCGCAAGAATAG